One Cucurbita pepo subsp. pepo cultivar mu-cu-16 chromosome LG20, ASM280686v2, whole genome shotgun sequence genomic window carries:
- the LOC111783125 gene encoding protein phosphatase 1 regulatory inhibitor subunit PPP1R8 homolog has translation MYGRSGLDRFKKAQTLEPFSVTVNSTSHDSAQSSGKEGIQPLVQYSQSRSSHFQSIDQHQSHDSKKLTGPEAGPLVGQTQQSTQVGGSQSTWQPPDWAIEPRAGVYYLEVLKDGEVIDRINLDRRRHIFGRQFHTCDFVLDHQSVSRQHAAVIPHKNGSIYVIDLGSAHGTFVANERLTKDSPVELEAGQSLRFAASTRTYILRKNNAALFARPPLPTEFDLPPPPDPSDEEAVVSYNTLLNRLGLTKSGLPSSSEDNNPASAKDAQHGRPTKKLRKMRVAFRDQLGGELVEVVGFSDGADVGTEPGPIGVKEGSLVGKYESLVQTTIIPKGKEQSSLRGDNICPKGVTGKLQEILNRVKNPSKSGIYDDLYGESFSGNVGSSWAYSSSGTANKPSSPPKVSIGKASTENHEENNRTNINDSDDDLFGN, from the exons ATGTATGGAAGAAGTGGCCTCGATAGATTCAAGAAGGCTCAGACCTTGGAACCGTTCTCTGTAACTGTCAATTCTACTTCACATGACTCTGCTCAATCTTCTGGCAAAGAAGGCATTCAACCACTCGTTCAATATTCACAATCAAGATCTTCGCACTTTCAATCCATTGACCAACATCAATCCCATGATTCAAAAAAACTTACTGGACCTGAAGCAGGACCATTAGTGGGGCAGACTCAGCAATCAACTCAGGTTGGAGGAAGTCAGTCCACTTGGCAGCCTCCTGACTGGGCAATTGAACCACGTGCGGGCGTTTATTATCTTGAAGTCTTAAAGGATGGTGAGGTTATAGATCGAATTAATCTGGATAGGCGGCGACACATTTTTGGGAGACAATTTCATACTTGCGATTTTGTGCTTGATCACCAGTCTGTATCACGCCAACATGCTGCTGTTATTCCTCATAAGAACGGAAG CATATATGTAATTGATTTGGGATCTGCTCATGGAACTTTTGTGGCTAATGAGCGATTGACTAAAGACTCTCCGGTCGAGCTAGAAGCAGGACAGTCTTTGCGGTTTGCTGCATCAACAAGAACTTATATCTTGAGAAAGAATAATGCAGCACTTTTTGCTCGTCCCCCATTGCCCACCGAGTTTGATTTACCACCACCTCCTGATCCATCTGATGAGGAGGCTGTTGTTTCTTATAATACACTACTAAATCGCCTAGGTCTTACCAAATCTGGCCTGCCTTCATCATCTGAAGACAACAACCCGGCAAGTGCAAAAGATGCACAGCATGGAAGACCTACCAAAAAGCTTAGGAAGATGAGAGTGGCTTTCAGGGATCAACTTGGAGGGGAGCTGGTTGAAGTTGTGGGGTTTTCAGATGGTGCAGATGTAGGGACGGAACCTGGTCCAATAGGTGTTAAAGAAGGAAGTCTAGTTGGGAAATACGAGTCTCTGGTGCAGACTACCATAATACCAAAAGGCAAGGAGCAGTCTTCTTTGAGGGGAGATAATATTTGTCCAAAAGGCGTGACtggtaaattacaagaaaTCTTGAATAGGGTAAAAAATCCATCAAAAAGCGGAATTTATGATGACCTTTACGGAGAATCATTTTCAGGAAATGTGGGTTCATCCTGGGCATATTCTTCTTCTGGTACTGCTAATAAACCGTCTTCCCCTCCTAAAGTTTCGATTGGTAAAGCTTCCACTGAGAACCACGAAGAAAATAACAGGACCAATATTAACGACAGTGATGATGACTTGTTTGGTAACTGA
- the LOC111783060 gene encoding C2 and GRAM domain-containing protein At1g03370-like, with amino-acid sequence MCSGYKNMKLTVRVIEARNLPATDLNGFSDPYVRLQLGRQKFRTKVVKKTLNPSWGEEFSFRVDDLDEELLISVLDEDRYFNDDFVGQVKIPISRAFNSDNGSLGTTWHSIQPKNKKFKQKDCGEILLAICFSQTKAFVDFNSNGGVSYPKTSTDEIMGSPSRSHSGKSSSPSPVRQRESSLKEHRSFQQKTFAGRLAQMFHKNLDSASLISSRATDLSEISEIPASEVLEVNSEEQSSMATFEEAIKVLESKDQETETPLNFPGIMVDQLYAIAPSDLNSLLFSSDSSFLSSLADLQGTTELQLGNWKFENGGESLKRTVSYLKAPTKLIKAVKAFEEQTYLKADGNVYAVLAIVSTPDVMYGNTFKVEILYCITPGPELPSEEKSSRLVVSWRMNFLQSTMMKGMIENGARQGIKDNFDQYASLLSQTVPPVDQKTIGSNKEQVLASLQAPPPQSTFKLAVQYFANCTVVFTTFMALYVLVHIWLAAPSTIQGLEFVGLDLPDSIGEFIVCGVLVLQGERVWGMISRFMRARLRKGSDHGVKAQGDGWLLTVALIEGCSLAAVDSSGLSDPYVVFTCNGKTKNSSIKFQKSDPQWNEIFEFDAMDEPPSVLGVEVYDFDGPFDEATSLGYAEINFLKTSISDLADIWVPLQGKLAQTCQSKLHVRVFLDNTRGSNVNIAKEYLSKMEKEVGKKLNLRSPQSNSAFQKLFGLPAEEFLINDFTCHLKRKMPIQGRIFLSARVIGFHANIFGHKTKFFFLWEDIEDIQVVAPTLSSMGSPIIVITLRAGRGMDARSGAKTLDEEGRLKFHFHSFVSFGVAQRTIMALWKAKSLSPEQKVRIVEEESSEAKGCLQSEESGSFLGLTEVSMSEVLSSTLSVPTSVAMELFNGAELERKVMEKAGCLNYSFTPWESEKENVYERQIYYIFDKRISHYRVEVTSTQQRYSLPNKNGWLVEEVLTLHGVPLGDYFNVHLRYQIEDLPSKLKGCSVLVSFGMAWQKSTKNQKRITKNIQKNLQDRLKATFELVENESAAK; translated from the exons ATGTGTTCTGGGTATAAGAATATGAAGCTTACTGTTCGTGTAATAGAGGCGCGGAATTTACCAGCGACGGATCTAAATGGATTTAGTGACCCCTACGTTCGGTTGCAGCTTGGTAGGCAGAAGTTTAGGACCAAGGTGGTTAAGAAGACGCTGAATCCAAGTTGGGGGGAAGAGTTTAGCTTCCGGGTGGATGATCTTGACGAGGAGCTATTGATTTCTGTCTTGGATGAAGATAGGTATTTCAATGATGATTTTGTTGGACAGGTTAAGATACCCATTTCGCGGGCTTTTAATTCTGATAATGGGTCGCTTGGTACTACTTGGCATTCTATTCaacctaaaaacaaaaagttcaaGCAGAAGGATTGTG GTGAAATCCTTCTTGCTATATGTTTTTCTCAAACCAAAGCATTTGTAGACTTCAATTCTAATGGTGGTGTATCTTATCCAAAGACTTCCACTGATGAAATAATGGGTTCGCCGTCGAGGTCTCATAGTGGCAAATCTAGCTCACCATCTCCAGTGAGGCAAAGAGAAAGTTCGTTGAAGGAACATAGATCTTTTCAACAGAAGACCTTTGCTGGTCGTCTTGCTCAAAtgtttcataaaaatttagattctGCTTCACTCATTTCGTCTCGAGCTACTGACCTATCAGAGATATCTGAAATCCCTGCTTCTGAAGTTTTGGAAGTCAATTCAGAAGAGCAATCCTCTATGGCCACATTTGAAGAAGCAATAAAAGTATTGGAGTCAAAAGATCAAGAAACTGAAACCCCATTGAATTTTCCAGGAATAATGGTTGATCAATTGTATGCCATTGCACCATCTGACCTCAATTCTCTACTCTTTTCATCAGATTCAAGCTTTCTATCATCTTTGGCTGACCTTCAGGGGACTACAGAACTGCAACTTGGAAATTGGAAGTTTGAGAATGGTGGTGAAAGCTTAAAGAGAACAGTATCATATCTTAAGGCTCCAACAAAACTAATCAAAGCTGTCAAAGCATTTGAGGAACAAACGTACTTAAAAGCTGATGGAAATGTTTATGCAGTTCTAGCTATTGTAAGCACTCCAGATGTAATGTATGGGAACACATTCAAAGTAGAGATACTTTACTGCATAACGCCTGGTCCTGAGCTTCCATCAGAAGAAAAATCTTCACGACTGGTTGTTTCATGGCGAATGAATTTTCTGCAGAGCACTATGATGAAAGGAATGATTGAGAATGGAGCCAGGCAAGGTATAAAGGACAATTTTGATCAGTATGCTAGCTTGTTATCTCAGACTGTTCCTCCAGTTGATCAAAAGACTATTGGATCAAACAAGGAACAGGTTTTGGCGTCTTTGCAGGCACCGCCACCACAGTCAACCTTTAAACTTGCTGTCCAATATTTTGCTAATTGTACTGTTGTGTTCACTACTTTTATGGCTTTGTACGTGCTTGTACATATTTGGCTGGCTGCACCTAGCACAATTCAGGGGCTTGAATTTGTAGGGCTCGACCTACCTGATTCAATAGGCGAATTTATTGTGTGTGGTGTCCTAGTTCTGCAGGGTGAACGTGTTTGGGGGATGATTTCACGCTTCATGCGAGCCAGACTGCGAAAAG GGAGTGATCATGGAGTCAAAGCACAGGGAGATGGATGGTTGCTTACTGTTGCTCTAATTGAAGGGTGTAGCTTAGCCGCAGTTGATTCAAGTGGATTATCTGACCCATATGTGGTTTTTACATGtaatggaaaaacaaaaaacagctCAATCAAGTTCCAAAAATCTGATCCTCAATGGaatg aaatttttgaatttgatgcaATGGATGAACCTCCCTCCGTGTTGGGTGTTGAAGTTTATGATTTCGATGGGCCTTTTGATGAGGCTACATCTTTGGGATATGCTGAGATTAATTTCCTCAAGACTAGTATATCAGATTTGGCTGACATTTGGGTACCCCTTCAGGGGAAGTTGGCTCAAACATGCCAATCCAAATTGCACGTGAGAGTTTTCTTGGATAATACCAGAGGCAGCAATGTTAATATTGCTAAAGAGTATTTAagtaaaatggaaaaagaggTTGGGAAAAAG CTCAATTTGCGTTCTCCTCAGTCGAATTCAGCCTTTCAGAAACTATTTGGGCTTCCAGCTGAAGAATTTCTTATTAATGACTTTACGTGTCATTTGAAACGTAAAATGCCAATTCAG GGGCGCATCTTTCTGTCAGCTAGAGTCATAGGTTTCCATGCAAATATATTTGGGCACAAGACCAAATTCTTTTTCCTGTGGGAGGACATTGAGGATATTCAAGTTGTTGCTCCTACTCTTTCATCAATGGGCAGTCCAATTATTGTTATCACTCTCCGAGCGGGTAGAGGTATGGATGCAAGGAGCGGTGCAAAGACACTAGATGAGGAAGGCAGACTGAAGTTTCATTTCCATTCCTTTGTATCCTTTGGTGTAGCACAGAG GACAATCATGGCTCTGTGGAAGGCCAAATCTTTGAGTCCAGAGCAGAAAGTTCGAATAGTCGAAGAAGAATCTTCTGAAGCTAAAGGCTGCTTACAATCTGAAGAGAGTGGATCATTTTTGGGCCTCACTGAAGTCAGTATGTCTGAGGTTCTCTCTTCCACACTTTCTGTTCCT ACCAGCGTTGCTATGGAGCTATTTAATGGGGCTGAGTTGGAGCGCAAAGTTATGGAGAAAGCTGGTTGccttaattattcatttactCCATGGGAATCAGAGAAGGAGAATGTTTATGAGaggcaaatatattatatttttgacaAACGTATCTCCCACTACAGAGTGGAAGTGACAAGTACACAGCAAAGATACTCACTCCCCAATAAAAATGGTTGGCTCGTTGAAGAAGTCTTGACTCTTCATGGAGTTCCCCTTGGCGACTATTTCAAT GTTCACCTTAGATATCAAATTGAGGATTTACCTTCTAAGTTGAAGGGATGTAGCGTACTAGTATCTTTTGGAATGGCCTGGCAGAAAAGCACTAAGAATCAGAAAAGGATTACAAAAAACATCCAAAAAAATCTACAAGATCGTCTGAAAGCGACTTTTGAACTCGTTGAGAATGAATCTGCAGCAAAATAG